From Candidatus Krumholzibacteriota bacterium, a single genomic window includes:
- a CDS encoding AAA family ATPase: EIEKAHPDVFNVLLQLLDDGRLTDSRGHVVDFKNTIVIMTSNLGSRFLQERERLGEKELSELMTGALREFFRPEFLNRVDGIVTFDFLTREETARIVDFQVAKINERLAEQRLVLQLTPRALAEIAERGYDPAFGARPLKRLLQSLVLDPLARLLIEEKIHEGDTVTADWKDGELSFTAA, translated from the coding sequence ACGAGATCGAGAAGGCGCACCCGGACGTCTTCAACGTCCTGCTCCAGCTGCTCGACGACGGGCGGCTCACCGACTCGCGCGGGCACGTGGTGGACTTCAAGAACACGATCGTCATCATGACGAGCAACCTGGGCAGCCGGTTTCTCCAGGAGCGGGAGCGGCTGGGCGAAAAGGAGCTCTCGGAGCTGATGACCGGGGCCCTGCGCGAGTTCTTCCGGCCGGAATTCCTCAACCGTGTCGACGGGATCGTCACCTTCGACTTCCTCACGCGCGAGGAAACCGCGAGGATCGTCGATTTCCAGGTGGCGAAGATCAACGAGCGTCTCGCCGAGCAGCGGCTCGTGCTGCAGCTCACCCCGCGGGCCCTCGCGGAGATCGCCGAGCGCGGATACGATCCCGCCTTCGGCGCCCGTCCGCTCAAGCGGCTGCTGCAGTCGCTCGTGCTCGACCCCCTCGCCCGCCTGCTGATCGAGGAGAAGATACACGAAGGGGATACCGTCACCGCCGACTGGAAGGATGGGGAACTCTCCTTCACCGCGGCATGA